The DNA region TCAATCGCTGGCCCCAGTTAAAGGCGGCTTTGGCAGAACGCTATCGGAAGTTGATGGGGGGTGCCATTTGGACGTAGTGGCAGGAGCGGAAGAAGGAAAGAATAAAAAAAGAACCGGATTCTGCAGGGAGAACCTGAGAACCCGGTTGGCATCCTATTTCGTTTTCTCTATGTTGGGTGGTAGATGGAACCGCCAACTAGAGAAACTGGCGTAGGAATGCGTTAGCTGTGAGCGATGCGAGAAGGACCGTAGGTCACGCGGAAGGTAGGATGAACCTTACCTTGGATGCGGTTCCAGTAGTCACCGACTTCTGCTTCGTCCATGCCTACATCGTGGATGCTACGGCTGAGCATCGCTTGTTGGCGTTTTTTGATAACCTGGTTACCTTTGTACATCAAGGCACGCGCTTTTTCTTGCACCGTGGAAATGGCAACTTCTGCTGGTTCCACAGCCGGCTGGGTTGTAGGTGCAGGTGCGGCTGCTTCGTTGCTGTTGCCGTTTCCGTAGGGGATGCCGCGATATTTTAGCTGCAGCGTGGTTTGATAAACCGGCGTTTTCTTGGGATTGCGAAAGCGCCAATCCAGGCCACGATATTTTCCGCGAGCACCAGTATCAACTGTATCTACGGGAGTAGGGTTGTAATCGTATTCGATACCACGATAGTTAAGTTTCATTTTCGTCGCCTCCTTACGAGCTTGAAGCTAAATTTGCTAAGTGAGGCGCGTTCCTTCGGGAGAATTCTCCCCCTACTTCCGTCTCTTTCTTCGGTCGCTTCGGTAGCTCGATTAGGCTACTGCGCCCTCGGAAAGAGATGAACGATTTAACTTTCTGTATACATTGTTACGATTTTTCGGGAAAATGTCAAGTCTCGGGAAAAAAATTTGGGAAAAATTTTTGCCGGGGGCAGCAGATGCGATATCTTTATTTCCAGAAAACCGAATCTTGAGGTCGCCGCTACGCGATCGCGGTGTATTTTCCCGGCAATAGGGAATTGACTGTTCGTCTGCCGGGTCAATTTGGCGTGGAAACCAACCAAGCCAAACCAAAAAACAATAAAGACGCCATGGAATTGTCCTCTGGCGTCTTTGGCGAATCTCTGAAAGCGATTGTGGCTGGGGTTAGGAGGAACATTGCGGGTCGGCGCAACTAACCAAAACGGATTGAATGTAGGCGTTGCGATGGAATTCGTTGGTTTCGTAGAAATTCAGCCTGCTGGCCACTTCTTTTGGCGCGTTGGGATAAATACCGGCTAGCTGGTGGTCTGGCGTGGCAGGGGTAAAGAGAATTTCCGGCTTTTGATATTCGGAAAAGACAACCGATTCGCGGGATTCGCCGTTTAAAGTGTAGCTGAGGGTGGCTTCTCCGTATTTGGAGACGGCATGGCGTAGGAGGGTTTGCGGACCCACCCCTTCTGCGGTTTGGTAGCGGGGATTGTCGGTCATAAGAAATTGTATGCGGTCTCGATTGGTGAAGGAATTTCCCGATAGGTACAAAATATAAAATTGTAGGTTGCCCGCTTGAAGCACCGCGATCGCATCAAAATCTCCCTGAAAATCAGGCACAACGCGAAATTTTGCCGAGGGTCCCATAATTTGTTTCAATTCCCCCAGGGTCATGCCTAATTTGGCAACCCCAATACCACGGGTCGATATGGGTTGCGTTTGTGTTAGAGACTGCGGCTGGCGCATTCGTTCGGAGGCGGCAGGTGTGGCCAATTTAAAGTTGGTTGCACTGGGTAAAGCCGTGCAGCCATAGGTTCCGAAGAGCAGTCCCAATAGAACAATTTTGCCTTTCATGAGTTTTTGGACTGACTTGGTAGCAACGAAAGCAAAATATAGAAATATTTTATCATTTTCCTTTCGATGCTGTTTTCTTGTTTATTGTTTCCTCGCTGCTACCAAGGAAGCCAAATACAGACCCAATGTTTTCCATTGCTGTGGCACCCCGAACTATCAAAATGAAAAGCATTAGGCATTGCCAAAACTCGGCAATTCTACCCCATCTTCCGAGTCGTCGCCGCGAAAGCTTGGCAGTTCGAGATGCTGGGAACGTTTCGATCGCAAAGCCAGGCGATAGCTAACGCTTTGCAGTTCTGCATGCAAACGGCGGTTTTCTTTTTGTAACTGTTCCAACTGTTCGGTGACCGGTTGAATCCGTTCCTGGAACTTCTGGCGGTAAATTTCCGGCAAATCTTGGACCACTTGTTCCAACATGCGGCTGCGGTCGGTGAGTTCTTGATTGGTTTGGCGGAGTTGGTAAATTTCCTCGTCGCGGTTTTCCAACTGTTCTTGATAAAACGCCACTTGTTCTTCTACTTGGCGCAGTTGTTCCCGCAAGGCTTCCATTTCTTCTTGATGGCGTTGAGATACTTCTGGTGCCGGTGTAAAATTCGTATTACCCTTGACCAGTCGGAACAGTTCGGCAGAAAGTTGCTCTACCAGTTGCTCTCGCATTTGCAACTCGGACTGCAAGCGGGAGATTTCCGATTGTAATTGTTGGGGATTGGATGTTTCCATAACAGCTTACCTGTCGCTCGGTTGTCAAAAATGACTTTCTATTGGATGCTAGGGGATTGGTTTCTTTCTACCAAAGAAAAAACATCCACTAGTATGGTGGCACTCTATAACCTCTTTGACAGTCAATGTAGCACTTTCTTTGGACGTAGCAGCTAGGATTTCAGGAATTTTCTTTTCATGCGGGGAAAATTAATTGTTTTTGAAGGGTCGGAAGGTGGCGGCAAAAGCACCCAAATCGAAAAATTGCGCCACTGGTTGGTGACGCACCCCTGGTGGCAGGAATTGGGATGGGAAGGGGCCACCCCACCCAAAGCGATCGCGACTCGGGAACCTGGGGGAACGGAACTTGGCGATCGCTTGCGGGAAATGTTGCTATATGGTGACTTTACACCACCCTTGCACGATCGCGCGGAGTTGTTCCTCTATGCTGCCGATCGCGCGCAACATGTGGAAACCTTCCTCAAACCTCATTTAGAAGCTGGCAACCTGATTTTATGCGATCGCTATGTGGATTCTACGATTGCCTATCAGGGATACGGTCGGGGAGGCGATTTGGATTGGATCCGCCGTTTGAACCAAATGGCTACCAACGGTTTGGAAAGCGATCTTACCTTTTGGTTGGATGTGGATGTGGAAGTGGGGTTACACCGGGCCCGCCAAAGCGGTAAAATAAGCGATCGCATGGAACAAGCGCATCTGGATTTCCACCGCCGCGTACGCCAGGGATATGCCGATTTGGTGGCCAAGCAACCAGACCGGAAAGTTCGCATCGACGCCAACCAACCGGCAGCCGAGGTTACTGTTCGGATTCAAGAAATTTTGGGACAGCATTTGCGAAAATGGTTTGCCTCTCCCTAAACCAAGATAAAATTAGGAG from Geitlerinema sp. PCC 9228 includes:
- a CDS encoding DUF4278 domain-containing protein — protein: MKLNYRGIEYDYNPTPVDTVDTGARGKYRGLDWRFRNPKKTPVYQTTLQLKYRGIPYGNGNSNEAAAPAPTTQPAVEPAEVAISTVQEKARALMYKGNQVIKKRQQAMLSRSIHDVGMDEAEVGDYWNRIQGKVHPTFRVTYGPSRIAHS
- a CDS encoding Npun_F5560 family protein, whose amino-acid sequence is METSNPQQLQSEISRLQSELQMREQLVEQLSAELFRLVKGNTNFTPAPEVSQRHQEEMEALREQLRQVEEQVAFYQEQLENRDEEIYQLRQTNQELTDRSRMLEQVVQDLPEIYRQKFQERIQPVTEQLEQLQKENRRLHAELQSVSYRLALRSKRSQHLELPSFRGDDSEDGVELPSFGNA
- the tmk gene encoding dTMP kinase encodes the protein MRGKLIVFEGSEGGGKSTQIEKLRHWLVTHPWWQELGWEGATPPKAIATREPGGTELGDRLREMLLYGDFTPPLHDRAELFLYAADRAQHVETFLKPHLEAGNLILCDRYVDSTIAYQGYGRGGDLDWIRRLNQMATNGLESDLTFWLDVDVEVGLHRARQSGKISDRMEQAHLDFHRRVRQGYADLVAKQPDRKVRIDANQPAAEVTVRIQEILGQHLRKWFASP